A window of Hydrogenispora ethanolica contains these coding sequences:
- the cbiQ gene encoding cobalt ECF transporter T component CbiQ: MSNIQYARANLRFLEDQSVKDTPIHRLHPMIKILTTLVYLGVIISYEKYEIIAMLPLLFYPLVQFSLADLPARLFFKQLLIAAPFVIGIGIFNPLLDPTPRLVMGPLTVSGGWISFGAILFKFALTVLAALQLIATTGLNEMGAALLKCKIPRAFVTQLLLVYRYLTVLVEETAAMIQAYSLRTLENRGIGVRAWGSLVGHLLLRTMDRAERIYQAMLCRGFAGELQFIREYRLGFNDIAYLLGWSVFFVAARFYNIPEWLGRLMMGVGR; encoded by the coding sequence ATGAGTAACATACAGTACGCCAGGGCCAATCTACGCTTTCTAGAGGATCAGTCGGTCAAGGATACCCCGATTCACCGGTTGCATCCGATGATTAAGATACTTACGACTCTGGTTTACCTCGGCGTGATCATCTCTTATGAGAAATACGAGATCATCGCGATGCTGCCTTTGCTCTTTTACCCGCTGGTCCAGTTCAGCCTGGCCGACCTGCCAGCGCGCCTGTTTTTCAAACAATTGCTGATTGCGGCGCCCTTTGTGATCGGTATCGGGATTTTCAACCCGCTGCTGGATCCAACGCCACGGCTGGTCATGGGACCGCTGACGGTCTCCGGGGGCTGGATCTCCTTTGGCGCGATTCTCTTCAAATTTGCGCTGACGGTACTGGCGGCGCTGCAGCTGATCGCCACCACCGGCCTGAATGAAATGGGTGCGGCGTTATTAAAATGCAAGATCCCGCGGGCCTTCGTGACCCAACTGCTTCTGGTCTACAGGTACTTAACCGTTTTGGTCGAGGAAACCGCCGCGATGATTCAGGCATATTCTTTGCGAACTCTGGAAAACCGGGGAATCGGGGTCCGTGCCTGGGGCTCGCTGGTGGGCCATTTACTACTGCGCACCATGGACCGGGCCGAGCGGATCTACCAGGCCATGCTCTGCCGGGGCTTTGCGGGAGAATTGCAGTTCATCCGGGAATATCGGCTGGGATTCAATGACATCGCATATTTGCTGGGCTGGAGCGTTTTTTTCGTCGCGGCCCGTTTTTATAACATCCCCGAATGGTTGGGAAGGCTTATGATGGGAGTCGGAAGATGA
- a CDS encoding energy-coupling factor ABC transporter permease, giving the protein MHMADALISPAVGGTAWAVTAGLIAYSAKKVQTELDERKVPLMGVLGAFVFAAQMINFTIPGTGSSGHLGGGLMLAILLGPYAGFLTMASILTIQALFFGDGGLLALGCNILNMGFYTCFITYPLLYKRLVRSKPSQGRICWGAMLAAVVGLQLGAFSVVLETLASGISELPFQTFVLLMQPIHLAIGIVEGLITAAVILFVWKARPEIIENAASSRPIGRVSIRRVIVGLIAVTVLTGGILSWFASSHPDGLEWSMFRASGREELTTRERLHESLAKLQEKTALFPDYGWKEPAAAETRPETAAPAWPAVNGGTTAAGLVGALFTLALAGLIGFGLSRFKKQP; this is encoded by the coding sequence ATGCATATGGCGGATGCGCTCATTTCACCGGCGGTCGGGGGAACCGCATGGGCGGTTACGGCCGGCCTGATCGCTTATTCGGCCAAAAAAGTCCAAACGGAGCTGGACGAGAGAAAAGTGCCATTGATGGGAGTCTTGGGAGCGTTTGTTTTTGCCGCGCAAATGATCAACTTTACGATACCCGGAACCGGATCCAGCGGGCATCTGGGCGGCGGATTGATGCTGGCTATTCTGTTGGGGCCGTACGCCGGGTTTCTGACTATGGCCTCGATTCTGACGATTCAGGCCTTGTTCTTCGGAGACGGCGGGCTCTTGGCGCTCGGCTGCAACATCTTGAATATGGGCTTTTATACCTGTTTTATTACCTATCCGCTCCTTTATAAACGGCTGGTCCGAAGCAAACCATCGCAGGGCCGGATCTGCTGGGGAGCGATGCTCGCAGCTGTCGTCGGCCTGCAGCTGGGGGCTTTTAGCGTGGTCCTAGAGACGCTGGCTTCGGGAATCTCCGAGCTGCCATTTCAGACGTTTGTCCTGCTGATGCAGCCGATCCATCTGGCCATTGGCATTGTCGAAGGATTGATCACGGCCGCGGTGATCCTTTTTGTCTGGAAGGCCCGGCCCGAGATTATCGAAAACGCGGCCTCCTCCCGCCCGATCGGGAGGGTTTCCATTCGCAGAGTAATCGTCGGATTGATCGCCGTCACCGTCTTGACCGGCGGAATTTTGTCCTGGTTCGCCTCGTCGCATCCGGACGGCCTGGAATGGTCGATGTTCCGCGCTTCCGGCCGGGAAGAGCTGACGACCAGGGAACGGTTGCATGAATCCCTGGCCAAACTTCAAGAAAAGACGGCGCTATTCCCGGATTACGGATGGAAAGAACCGGCCGCGGCGGAAACCCGGCCGGAAACAGCGGCTCCGGCCTGGCCCGCGGTCAACGGCGGAACCACCGCGGCCGGGCTGGTCGGCGCCTTGTTCACACTGGCGTTGGCCGGATTGATCGGCTTTGGACTCAGCCGATTTAAAAAACAGCCATAA
- a CDS encoding DEAD/DEAH box helicase has protein sequence MHPSLNDFHPVVARWFGQTYGEPTLPQAQGWPLIGAGQNVLMLAPTGSGKTLAAFLKCLDWLYREGASGQNGGVRVLYISPLKALNNDIHRNLELPLQGIAALGREMGYDLPELRTAVRTGDTPSAERGRMLRRPPQILITTPESLFLLLSSQARQILRTVRFVIVDEIHTLFPTKRGAHLALSLERLEQLAGAERPLQRIGLSATMRPLDQVAAYLAGNEYRPETGTPQPRPVAIVDGGQRKKLDLQILLPVPDLRELPEQSIWPPLYRQLLELIRAHRTTLVFVNNRRAAERITANLNQLAEAEIARTHHGSVSKEVRLMVEELLKQGEIACIVATASLELGIDVGFIDLVVQIESPKEVGRGLQRVGRAGHIVGMPSKGRIIPKTRADLLESAAILREMKAGRVEAAHAVRDCLDVLAQQLVAMTAERDWPVEEAFQLARRAYNFQTLSRRNFENVLAMLAGTFETTEYVELRPRLYWDRPAGTIRADSYGKRLVYSSGGTIADRGYYGVYLQDSAVRLGELDEEFVYERRLHERFVLGTSVWKIEEIRQDRVIVSHSKKGGEAIIPFWKADMGGRPYELGKRIGAFLAEAEARLDDPELDDWLGTECGLDPAVARNLGQYLRDQRRAVGYLPTDRRIVIEEFPDEAGEWRVFLHSPFGMKLHLALALLIKDEWERIHEVLVEFVPADSGIMFHLPGMSAPPELEWEQLPLDDLEARVARMISGSALFGITFRHAAQFSLVMPRTGYGRKRTPFWLTRLKAGNLLQVVAKYPDFPLVIETYRSVLQDYLELDALREFLTAVRQENITVQRRRHQAPSPFAAGHLLNFVASFMYEGEAPKSELKLNLFGLGREALKAIVGEGGFRELLDRDIVETVAERAGGRDLLARDLSPAAVEHWLARLGDLRREELPAWFPQTHPQVWALLDALQAEGRAVTLRPPQGQELLVSRNELATYYSAFPELKTPPADQAFPGQKAAKTEARRRLIQRYVRTHGPFPGTALVVRYGIPEPEVVAELAALAAQGLVESGEFLPGGAGEEWCDSGLLQEIHRRSLARARREVEPSRPEQFGAFLAAWQGVGAERSGVDGLAETLDQLSGLWLPAAVWENGVLPNRVRDYQPALLDQLITSGQWIWRAKGSEGNLRLCFESAAPPEANPDVAAERADEAETLSPNAQTIRRILADSGALSLPQLWQQAKLSSVATWQGLEELLRAGWVTNDTLGPVRHLLATRPQERLGVRGILPPSVIARLGRWSLLSPPGPRQPEDEARRVLERYGIVSRELLEAETATWGELYPVFDHWEQIGRIKRGYFVAGLGGIQYALPRAVEVLRKPEGGGAPSLWAIHWEDPANPLRYIAEWPGTGAEPKLMGDYLVVRAGQPVLLAGGKKLKLKSLAELSSGELVAAFRKLVDLLCRVFPDQKIVWTHFNGEPLQLTPLRETLEELGFETGYRELTLWPSRR, from the coding sequence ATGCATCCCAGTTTAAACGATTTTCATCCCGTCGTTGCCCGCTGGTTTGGTCAGACCTACGGCGAACCCACGCTGCCCCAGGCCCAGGGCTGGCCGTTAATCGGCGCCGGCCAAAACGTGCTGATGCTCGCGCCGACCGGCTCCGGCAAGACGCTGGCGGCGTTCCTGAAGTGTCTGGACTGGCTGTACCGGGAGGGGGCCTCCGGCCAAAACGGCGGGGTCCGGGTCCTATACATATCGCCCTTGAAGGCCCTGAATAACGATATCCACCGCAATTTGGAACTCCCTTTGCAAGGCATTGCCGCTTTGGGCCGGGAGATGGGCTACGACCTGCCTGAGTTGCGGACGGCGGTCCGCACCGGCGACACTCCCAGCGCCGAGCGCGGACGGATGCTGCGCCGGCCGCCCCAGATCCTGATCACCACCCCGGAATCGCTCTTTTTGCTCTTATCCTCGCAGGCCCGGCAGATCTTACGGACGGTCCGCTTCGTGATCGTCGATGAGATCCATACCTTGTTCCCCACTAAACGCGGCGCTCACCTGGCTTTGTCCCTGGAGCGGTTGGAGCAGTTGGCCGGCGCGGAGCGGCCCTTGCAACGGATCGGCCTCTCCGCCACCATGCGGCCGTTGGATCAAGTGGCCGCGTACCTGGCGGGGAATGAATACCGGCCGGAGACGGGGACGCCCCAGCCGCGTCCGGTGGCCATCGTCGACGGCGGCCAGCGGAAGAAGCTCGATCTCCAGATCCTGCTGCCAGTCCCGGACCTGCGCGAGTTGCCCGAACAGTCCATCTGGCCGCCGCTCTACCGGCAGCTGCTGGAGCTGATCCGGGCCCATCGCACCACCCTGGTCTTTGTGAATAACCGCCGCGCCGCCGAACGGATCACCGCCAACCTCAACCAGCTGGCCGAGGCCGAGATCGCCCGGACCCATCATGGCAGCGTCTCCAAGGAAGTCCGGCTGATGGTGGAGGAGCTGCTAAAACAAGGGGAGATCGCCTGCATCGTCGCCACCGCCTCACTGGAACTGGGGATCGATGTCGGCTTCATCGATCTGGTGGTCCAGATCGAATCCCCCAAGGAAGTGGGCCGCGGCTTGCAACGGGTCGGCCGGGCCGGTCATATCGTGGGGATGCCCAGCAAGGGCCGGATCATTCCCAAGACCCGGGCCGATCTTCTGGAATCCGCCGCCATTCTGCGCGAGATGAAAGCGGGCCGGGTGGAAGCGGCGCACGCGGTCCGCGATTGCCTGGACGTCCTGGCCCAACAACTGGTGGCCATGACCGCCGAGCGGGACTGGCCGGTGGAAGAGGCTTTTCAATTGGCGCGGCGGGCCTATAACTTTCAGACCCTCTCCCGGCGGAATTTCGAGAACGTCCTGGCGATGCTGGCCGGTACCTTTGAAACCACCGAATATGTGGAGCTCCGGCCCAGGCTGTATTGGGACCGCCCGGCGGGGACGATCCGCGCCGATTCTTACGGCAAACGGCTCGTTTACTCCAGCGGCGGCACCATCGCCGACCGGGGTTATTACGGAGTTTATCTGCAGGACTCCGCTGTCCGCCTCGGCGAATTGGACGAGGAGTTCGTCTATGAACGCCGCTTGCATGAGCGTTTCGTCCTGGGGACCTCGGTCTGGAAGATCGAGGAGATCCGCCAGGACCGGGTGATCGTCAGCCACTCCAAGAAAGGCGGCGAAGCGATTATCCCATTCTGGAAAGCGGACATGGGCGGCCGCCCCTACGAACTTGGCAAGCGCATCGGCGCTTTCTTGGCCGAGGCGGAGGCGCGGCTGGACGATCCGGAGCTCGATGACTGGCTGGGGACGGAATGCGGCCTGGATCCGGCGGTGGCCCGCAACCTGGGCCAGTACTTGCGCGATCAGCGGCGGGCAGTAGGCTACCTTCCGACCGACCGCCGGATCGTGATCGAGGAGTTTCCGGATGAGGCTGGCGAGTGGCGGGTCTTCCTCCATTCGCCCTTCGGCATGAAGCTTCATCTGGCCCTGGCCCTGCTAATCAAGGACGAGTGGGAGCGGATCCATGAGGTCCTGGTGGAGTTCGTTCCGGCCGATTCCGGGATCATGTTTCACTTGCCCGGAATGAGTGCCCCGCCGGAGCTGGAGTGGGAGCAGTTGCCCCTGGACGATCTGGAGGCGCGGGTGGCCCGGATGATCTCCGGCAGCGCCCTTTTTGGGATCACCTTCCGGCATGCCGCGCAGTTTTCGCTGGTGATGCCCAGGACCGGCTATGGCCGGAAACGGACGCCTTTCTGGCTGACCCGGCTGAAAGCCGGCAATCTGCTGCAGGTGGTGGCCAAGTATCCCGATTTTCCGCTGGTGATCGAGACTTATCGTTCGGTGCTCCAGGATTATCTGGAGCTGGACGCGCTGCGGGAATTTCTGACCGCGGTGCGCCAGGAGAACATCACCGTTCAACGCCGGCGGCATCAGGCGCCGTCGCCCTTCGCCGCCGGGCACCTGCTGAACTTCGTGGCTAGCTTTATGTATGAAGGGGAAGCCCCCAAGAGCGAGCTGAAGCTCAACCTGTTCGGCCTGGGCCGGGAAGCGCTCAAGGCGATCGTGGGGGAAGGGGGCTTCCGGGAACTGCTGGATCGTGATATCGTCGAGACCGTGGCTGAGCGGGCCGGCGGGCGCGACCTGCTGGCGCGGGACCTGTCGCCGGCTGCGGTCGAACATTGGCTGGCACGGCTGGGCGATCTCCGCCGGGAGGAATTGCCGGCTTGGTTCCCGCAAACTCACCCGCAGGTATGGGCGTTGCTCGACGCCTTGCAGGCGGAAGGGCGGGCTGTAACCTTGCGGCCGCCCCAGGGCCAGGAATTGCTGGTCTCCCGGAATGAACTGGCGACCTACTATAGCGCATTTCCGGAATTGAAAACTCCCCCGGCGGATCAGGCCTTCCCCGGGCAGAAGGCAGCTAAAACCGAAGCCCGGCGGCGCTTGATCCAGCGTTATGTGCGGACCCATGGTCCGTTCCCCGGTACGGCGCTGGTGGTCCGTTACGGCATCCCCGAGCCGGAAGTCGTCGCCGAGCTGGCGGCGCTGGCCGCCCAAGGGCTGGTGGAATCGGGCGAGTTTCTGCCGGGCGGAGCCGGGGAGGAGTGGTGCGACAGCGGACTCCTGCAGGAGATCCACCGCCGTAGCTTGGCCCGGGCCCGCCGCGAGGTGGAGCCGTCCCGGCCGGAGCAGTTTGGCGCGTTCCTCGCCGCCTGGCAGGGGGTGGGCGCGGAGCGGTCCGGCGTCGACGGTTTGGCGGAGACCCTGGACCAACTCAGCGGGTTATGGCTTCCCGCCGCGGTCTGGGAGAACGGCGTCTTGCCGAACCGGGTCCGGGATTATCAGCCGGCGCTGCTCGATCAGTTGATCACCAGCGGCCAATGGATCTGGCGGGCCAAGGGGAGCGAAGGCAACCTCCGGCTGTGTTTTGAAAGCGCCGCTCCGCCGGAAGCCAATCCGGATGTGGCGGCCGAACGGGCTGACGAAGCGGAAACGCTTAGTCCCAACGCCCAAACCATTCGCCGGATATTGGCCGATAGCGGCGCGTTATCCTTGCCCCAGCTCTGGCAGCAGGCCAAGCTTTCCTCCGTCGCCACCTGGCAGGGATTGGAGGAACTGCTCCGGGCCGGCTGGGTCACCAACGACACGCTGGGACCGGTTCGCCACCTGTTGGCCACCCGCCCGCAGGAACGGCTGGGAGTGCGCGGCATTCTTCCCCCTTCGGTCATCGCCCGGCTGGGCCGTTGGTCGTTACTGTCCCCGCCCGGGCCGCGCCAGCCGGAGGATGAGGCCCGGCGGGTCTTGGAGCGTTACGGGATCGTCAGCCGGGAGCTGTTGGAAGCGGAGACGGCCACTTGGGGAGAGTTGTATCCCGTCTTCGATCACTGGGAACAGATCGGCCGGATCAAGCGGGGCTATTTCGTCGCCGGGCTCGGCGGCATCCAATATGCGCTGCCCCGGGCAGTCGAGGTTTTGCGGAAGCCGGAGGGTGGAGGCGCCCCCTCCCTTTGGGCGATTCACTGGGAGGATCCGGCCAATCCGTTGCGCTATATCGCCGAGTGGCCCGGGACGGGCGCCGAGCCGAAGCTGATGGGCGATTATCTGGTGGTCCGCGCCGGACAGCCGGTGCTCCTGGCCGGCGGGAAGAAGCTGAAACTGAAATCCCTGGCCGAGTTATCCTCCGGCGAGTTGGTCGCGGCCTTTCGGAAGCTCGTCGATCTGCTCTGCCGGGTCTTCCCGGACCAAAAGATCGTCTGGACCCACTTCAACGGCGAGCCGCTCCAGCTCACGCCGCTCCGGGAAACTCTCGAAGAACTCGGTTTCGAAACCGGCTACCGGGAGCTGACCCTATGGCCGTCCAGGCGCTGA